In Leishmania panamensis strain MHOM/PA/94/PSC-1 chromosome 6 sequence, the following proteins share a genomic window:
- a CDS encoding protein kinase, putative (TriTrypDB/GeneDB-style sysID: LpmP.06.0610) — translation MQPPRLKPALVGTAGTADAAPPGAMVGTSLDYEGGSGKHENTEVNPCSYEEGDRDARVHSADHHGHPQRPVDMRDTTWRRSSPERQRSVLQLPTSAASLSFPPPAVAAPTSSSCSSTVDGAATDRSASVPLSPAYSGRFNNRVVGDYPPHNGTGSSWRGCGSSCVARADGSNERVRPGGDACGSGCSKFFLLRRFGAALLSTTAQTAPGCLLVLIGVVTGVLLFLPWSSNPVHITLMVLSAVVGCVCGLVYWHAERRWRHRCYDAHGAAAVYCSVGGAHRWHVQSSTSSAAARYRDHDASDEGSRDETSYWCCCSAGCACHFIDHQHFRIVLPTVQLLLLGIFVLVSPQVMATWTSTTASATELGGAAILADSGTGRETRYGARFYPVEVVWKTCLLHAWVGMGFSLPLLWALLVGLVHMAVLLAQFQHAGPGTLLTLVVWMSVPLLCLAIAMCIPRRRFAAMEERQQGQLLRVLPGGGEAAGYSTSYGAGAGAPLSLLASPSVGRSRDVFEDMYPPMYSPPSTVTAPASARAVQYHVHLSSPSVLPPPPVAAYSLASYPQAPSAMRAGGTYFARGTVGRYANLVRGGRMKMAAAQYDPIGLATPPDTSLALQHGQTRRASVCLYSPSSPSQAVPEVLDESAHDFIHAVGRMHYPTAFAAATLSSSGDGAHPSPPPPQASRRLAPYSRSPRASIGTRRTVPVRNVEPTPQQLQELRQQHKHKHMQAAQTRGAEEATALRTDAVDDDGAAVTITPAVLFPPELQQGRRSGSADTAAAAQAGAAAVSTAVDEGCASGVDGEAWYGGLPMPAGTSLEDACAPYLVLDSALVIVDVSWSLCSLLGTTVNDVMFRRLQDVLAWLDVVGREEVVKLVSSVVQPLHIAAGARRGQKRGAADHPTRKENAKTKARKDRHNTAEDDVRAENLKGHNAQAEAAKQLNNSPEKVVRDGVADGAPVRRVTLRGRCPNCVDSSGSPSESGTGRGSRRPLFAVCFDVWAERLDTPGVNVAGASSWTHPFSAGGGGQQSLAPHVIILRRPLLHGLCDALPLPVALVHPRTGEVLCWNRYAERLTGCSTYAMLGMSAYDSFVYEALPGAATAATSQGDFSSTGRQLPPPPPSPSVESTPSAHWQQRLPNRTALSAATEIGTVPNDEVASQVSALQLAKSASSTTVALLHPSQQTTPPTLSPLHGGAGRLSFAGQASPPQHAADLNDTFNAAALQQHRGAPLPGFFYVPYTRAAAGVAGVELALTSTSGDRGARLSSLSSTGGGPYWTSSPQLSWTLAGRGGTVGAAAGHADRLFSQSDAASQPSLFARVDVRGSGKEHNTSDTAVGAHCPRPPPPPPLAEGYQCATNAHDEAVIATAFEAGGNTEARGDGGDGDDDVRASPYRSVPAMVRGLLFRATLRPLRGALCCEEGGVVQNHLGGPLRTSARTVAGEHASGRGAEESPFLGQPPRTAHASDNTVLGGEDAGKEQASAPESNQAGGLINSGMADGAEVMLSGRHRERLQQRHHSLDRTAAGARERNRANEEDSGAEGELDMADNDDNDDPFDEHNFPNAMSAAINDGLMRAATLEQLFATKTMPCNFGLDRESPTWPRRSTASTGPATAMALVALLSSELMPQYSLREALQQLATSEAPLLLTLSEPPVYATACASAELLLQEQRLSHRRASSLAPVERGCYVSAPDSHLGTPHPPQPPLPRQQRPQVPALWGDGSASLQLVAAVKEAVESYRESIEEDSSGYTDLLGLLSLSGDSGGGCPTSGYAARNSPSFLEPTPIGDAPSTTVTTAITADAVRQLRLLKSLSDQLLQATAAYNRTRQPMSFATRELGGGVAGRMPPSSSSPSLSLGQLAAPAAPAADAAHVRYLNGRHPGSATTPSPYKAPPTSESLRVSAHQSPFQPPPPHSPLVLISDAAKGAHRRQKSGGPHRRQPDEPAASAGTSGSGTQTRIYRDPSGISSSVALKDATAVAPSAAGGNENAVLHEPPPPPHDDATHPRDTGSGVRSDMQDTGASTVKSRPRHAAKPSMTSVSRTSHAGAAHGTQDGAAASTPAPSTPFAPSDSAVGAGMKQRGTGYVGRISGGASFADSPHSGRGMGRTIGATPTATSPLNTSPFAVSAGFAPAMASLRPPAMGAGVSALDLATPQTELNSSPPRFDSVLFTGDDGESGRGGAGSEDVTAAVGFVHHSATSPCSWGHRLLSPSVAAAEMVEVEGSHGPDQRQQRPQPHKSPDAIFGAGSGSGATAARREPTSPRYRSSPGHRRESSLDILPGAPVASGSFSGNGGLVPTSNSASPPAGAGAGGQGTNSSSPHPARPGSSSLNANATAAATATAAVRLTPRRAGESAVWAVLVSRDEATIPSCCISVNLGEEFRLGRSSKCTTVVSDSFVSSTQFSIVRTAAASMTAQDSQSPGSGHGERGARRNKAFTVTLYDRSANGTYVNVKKLGKDKSCVLRDKALITFRLSTSQFFLGFVFILTDERGVPLDDRTGMVGDSGLRSLLDARLSPLPLTGRRNNGESTGGGGKESNSSQNTIMASPTVLSVSAARRNTPRALSTPDNSSFASGTPNGSRRAGGGAQRSSRHTHRETIEWKIGEEMLGKGGNAEVYLGINLTNGQLIAVKRVRLPTFAHSSDAEQDPEAKAILQQYRSLQEEISVLSKATHPNIVQYYGSSQNSTYFNILLEFVPGGSLRHLLDNFGALSPGVILSYVHQALEGLAYLHRHNIVHSDFKAANILITEKGKVKLTDFGTARLLNRPHATAAAAAAAAARSGGDAHSATSHTTSGRQKDDAVSAGAGGTLHVAGTLRWMDPALFHNAHSIGAADGAPAGAAKDSSDKLGGPTKAGDIWSVGCTMIEMMSGEAPWFEYDFESEEQIVNLLTYTAEPPETPECPECPDLVAIAQACLQMDPSRRPTCEELLCIVEEATARLQAQPMSSSVSPSREVSQQQLVTTGSMPGSGAGVRPNSATSTPQMEPGAGTAPATLAANPAAAYRPATDDRHRAERAS, via the coding sequence ATGCAGCCGCCTCGTCTGAAACCCGCACTTGTGGGTACAGCTGGCACGGCTGATGCGGCCCCACCTGGTGCTATGGTGGGGACCAGCCTGGACTAcgaggggggcagcggcaagcacgAGAACACAGAGGTGAATCCGTGCTCATACGAGGAAGGGGACAGGGATGCCCGGGTCCACTCGGCGGATCACCATGGCCACCCACAGCGTCCCGTCGACATGCGCGATACGACGTGGCGACGATCTTCACCGGAAAGGCAGCGCTCtgtcctgcagctgccgacatcggctgcctcgctctcctttcctcccccgGCTGTGGCAGCACCGACGAGTAGCAGCTGCTCGTCGACGGtggacggcgccgccacagaTCGCTCTGCATCTGTGCCACTGTCGCCAGCTTATTCGGGTCGATTCAACAACCGTGTGGTGGGTGACTACCCACCACATAATGGCACTGGCTCCTCATGGCGTGGCTGCGGCAGTAGCTGCGTCGCACGTGCAGATGGGTCGAATGAAAGGGTGCGACCAGGGGGTGATGCCTGTGGCAGCGGCTGTAGCAAGTTCTTCTTGCTGCGTCGATTTGGCGCCGCGCTGCTTAGCACCACAGCGCAAACCGCACCTGGATGCTTACTGGTACTGATAGGCGTTGTAACAGGggtgcttctttttttgccATGGTCGTCCAATCCAGTACACATTACACTGATGGTGCTGTCAGCGGTGgtagggtgtgtgtgcgggctGGTCTACTGGCATGccgagcggcggtggcggcatcgTTGCTACGACGCgcacggtgcagcagcagtttaCTGCAGTGTCGGCGGTGCCCATCGCTGGCACGTTCAGTCTTCCActagcagcgctgctgcgcggtaCCGCGACCACGACGCCAGTGATGAGGGCAGCCGCGATGAGACATCGTActggtgttgctgcagcgccggctGCGCATGCCACTTCATTGACCACCAGCACTTTCGCATTGTGCTACCGACGGttcagcttctcctgcttGGCATATTCGTACTGGTTTCGCCGCAAGTGATGGCGACATGGACGTCCACGACGGCGTCAGCGACTGAactcggcggcgctgccatccTTGCCGACAGCGGAACAGGACGTGAGACTCGCTATGGGGCCAGATTTTATCCTGTCGAAGTGGTGTGGAAGACTTGCCTGCTCCACGCATGGGTTGGCATGGGGTtttcgctgccgctcctgtgGGCCTTACTGGTGGGCCTCGTGCacatggcggtgctgctggcgcagttTCAACACGCCGGCCCTGGcacgctgctgacgctggtGGTGTGGATgagcgtgccgctgctctgcctcgccATTGCGATGTGCATCCCAAGACGACGATTCGCGGCGATGGAGGAACGGCAGCAGGGCCAACTGCTGCGAGTACTCCCCGGCGGTGGGGAAGCTGCAGGCTACTCAACCAGCTATGGCGCCGGTGCGGGTGCACCACTGTCGCTGCTTGCGAGCCCCTCCGTAGGCCGGAGCCGCGACGTCTTCGAGGACATGTACCCGCCCATGTactctcctccttccacgGTGACGGCGCCTGCCTCTGCGCGGGCTGTGCAGTACCATGTCCACCTATCTTCTCCATCGGTCCTCCCCCCGCCACCGGTCGCGGCCTACTCGCTGGCTTCATACCCACAGGCGCCCTCGGCGATGAGGGCCGGCGGCACTTACTTTGCCAGGGGGACGGTAGGCAGGTACGCGAATCtcgtgcgcggcggcaggaTGAAGATGGCGGCTGCCCAGTACGACCCAATCGGCCTCGCCACCCCACCCGATACGTCACTAGCGCTGCAACATGGGCAGACGCGCAGGgcgtctgtgtgcctgtaCTCTCCAAGCTCTCCTTCTCAGGCAGTGCCCGAGGTGCTCGACGAGTCTGCTCATGACTTTATCCACGCCGTTGGTAGGATGCATTACCCCACAGCAtttgcggcagcgacactgTCATCATCTGGGGACGGTGCCCATCCGtctccgccacccccccAGGCGTCGCGCAGGCTCGCTCCCTATTCGCGCTCGCCTCGCGCCAGCATCGGCACTCGCCGGACAGTACCTGTGCGCAATGTGGAGCCGACGCCTCAACAATTGCAGGAgctacggcagcagcacaagcacAAGCACATGCAGGCGGCACAAACTAGGGGCGCAGAGGAGGCCACTGCGCTTCGTACCGACGCTgtggacgacgacggcgcagcggtgacgaTAACGCCAGCAGTTTTGTTCCCTCCGGAACTTCAGCAGGGTAGGCGAAGCGGGAGCGctgacaccgctgcagccgcccaAGCTGGGGCTGCCGCTGTATCCACGGCGGTTGACGAGGGCTGCGCAAGCGGCGTTGACGGGGAGGCGTGGTACGGCGGGCTGCCCATGCCGGCCGGGACCTCGCTAGAggatgcgtgtgcgccgtACCTTGTCCTTGACTCTGCCTTGGTCATTGTGGACGTCAGCTGGTCCCTGTGTAGCCTCTTGGGCACTACGGTCAACGATGTTATGTTCCGCCGACTGCAGGACGTGCTCGCGTGGCTGGATGTTGTAGGCCGGGAGGAAGTGGTAAAGCTGGTGAGCTCTGTCGTGCAACCTCTACACATCGCAGCCGGCGCAAGGCGAGGCCAGAAGCGCGGCGCGGCTGACCACCCTACCAGGAAAGAGAATGCGAAGACGAAGGCCAGGAAGGACCGTCACAACACCGCCGAGGACGATGTGAGAGCCGAGAATCTTAAGGGCCACAACGCGcaagcagaggcggcgaagcagctcaATAACTCGCCTGAGAAGGTGGTGCGTGACGGCGTCGCTGACGGAgcgccggtgcggcgggtTACGCTGCGGGGACGCTGCCCCAACTGCGTAGATAGCAGTGGCAGCCCAAGTGAAAGCGGTACCGGCCGAGGCAGTCGACGCCCACTATTCGCGGTTTGCTTCGACGTCTGGGCGGAGCGTCTCGACACACCGGGCGTCAACGTTGCCGGTGCCTCTTCCTGGACTCACCCATTCTCTGCGGGGGGTGGCGGTCAGCAGTCGCTGGCGCCACATGTGATCATCCTTCGGCGCCCGCTCTTGCACGGTCTATgtgatgcgctgccgctgcctgttGCGCTGGTACACCCCCGCACGGGGGAGGTGCTGTGTTGGAATCGCTACGCTGAGCGGCTGACGGGGTGTAGCACGTATGCGATGCTGGGGATGTCCGCGTACGACAGCTTCGTGTACGAGGCATTGCCTGGggctgccacggcggcgacgagccAGGGAGACTTTTCAAGCACTGGTCGCCAgcttccaccaccgccaccatcaccgagTGTGGAGTCCACGCCCTCCGCGCATTGGCAACAGCGACTGCCCAATAGGACCGCGCTGTCCGCGGCGACAGAGATCGGCACCGTGCCCAATGACGAGGTCGCCTCACAAGTCTCTGCGCTTCAGCTCGCCAAGTCAGCATCCTCTACcaccgtggcgctgctgcacccctCCCAACAGACAACGCCGCCAACCTTATCTCCTCTccatggcggcgccggcagacTGTCCTTCGCAGGCCAGGCATCCCCGCCGCAGCACGCGGCCGATCTTAACGACACTTTCAACGCAGCGGCCCTGCAGCAACACCGCGGCGCTCCGCTTCCTGGATTCTTTTACGTGCCGTACACACGTGCCGCAGCTGGGGTAGCGGGCGTGGAGCTTGCCTTGACGAGCACCAGTGGTGATCGAGGCGCTCGACTCAGCAGTCTCTCGAGCACTGGTGGCGGTCCGTATTGGACCTCATCTCCGCAGCTGTCATGGACGTTGGCAGGACGTGGCGGTACTgtaggagcggcagcgggacACGCCGATCGATTGTTCTCGCAGTCCGACGCCGCATCTCagccctctcttttcgccaGAGTCGATGTCCGTGGTAGCGGGAAGGAGCACAACACCAGCGATACGGCGGTGGGTGCGCACTGTCcccgcccaccgccgccaccgcccctcGCGGAGGGATACCAGTGCGCCACCAACGCCCACGACGAGGCCGTCATCGCCACTGCATTCGAGGCAGGCGGGAACACAGAGGCGCGAGgggacggtggcgacggcgatgatgacgTGCGGGCGTCACCATATCGCTCGGTACCCGCCATGGTGCGTGGACTGTTGTTTCGCGCCACCTTGCGACCGCTGCGCGGTGCTCTATGTTGCGAGGAGGGTGGCGTAGTTCAGAACCATCTCGGCGGGCCGCTTCGGACGAGCGCGAGGACCGTCGCCGGCGAGCACGCCAGCGGCCGTGGCGCGGAAGAGAGCCCTTTCCTAGGCCAGCCGCCACGTACAGCGCATGCGAGCGACAATACGGTATTGGGTGGAGAGGACGCCGGAAAGGAGCAAGCGAGTGCACCGGAGAGCAACCAAGCTGGTGGTCTGATCAACAGCGGCATGGCTGACGGCGCTGAAGTCATGCTGTCGGGCCGGCATCgtgagcggctgcagcagcgccatcactCTCTAGaccgcactgctgcaggtgcacgCGAGCGCAACAGAGCGAACGAGGAAGACAGCGGTGCTGAGGGCGAGTTGGACATGGccgacaacgacgacaacgacgaccCCTTCGACGAGCACAACTTCCCAAATGCGATGTCCGCAGCGATAAACGACGGGCTGATGCGCGCGGcgacgctggagcagctctTCGCCACCAAAACGATGCCGTGTAACTTCGGGCTAGACAGGGAGTCGCCAACCTGGCCACGCCGCAGCACGGCATCGACCGGtccagcgacggcgatggcgttAGTAGCACTACTGAGCTCCGAGCTGATGCCTCAGTACAGCCTCCgtgaggcactgcagcagcttgccACCAGCGAGGCGCCTCTCTTGCTCACACTTTCCGAGCCTCCTGTCTACGCCACTGCCTGTGCAAGTGCCGAGTTGCTTCTGCAGGAGCAAAGGCtaagccaccgccgcgcgaGCAGCCTTGCTCCTGTCGAACGTGGCTGCTACGTGAGTGCGCCGGATAGCCACCTTGGGACACCCCACCCGCCGCAACCACCGCTTcctcgccagcagcgtccGCAGGTGCCGGCGTTATGGGGTGACGGGTCAGCTAGCCTCCAGCTCGTGGCGGCCGTGAAGGAGGCGGTAGAGTCATACCGGGAGAGCATCGAAGAAGATTCCAGTGGCTACACGGAcctcctcggcctcctctcgctcagcGGTGACAGCGGGGGTGGCTGCCCTACCAGCGGCTATGCGGCGCGTAATTCGCCGTCCTTTCTAGAGCCCACCCCCATCGGCGACGCGCCGAGTACCACCGTGACGACTGCCATCACCGCCGAtgcagtgcggcagctgcgccttctcaAGTCTCTCTCTGATCAATTGCTGCAGGCGACGGCCGCGTACAACCGCACACGCCAACCAATGAGCTTCGCTACTCGCGagctcggcggcggcgtggctggGCGCATGCCGCCTTCATCCTCCTCACCGTCGCTTTCACTTGGCCAGCTCGCAGCCCCTGCCGCGCCGGCCGCCGACGCTGCTCATGTCCGCTACCTGAATGGTCGCCATCCCGGCTCAGCCACCACCCCATCGCCCTACAAGGCCCCCCCCACTAGTGAGTCGCTTCGAGTCTCTGCGCACCAGTCTCCGTttcagccaccgccgccgcactcgCCGCTCGTCCTCATCAGTGACGCAGCGAAGGGCGCGCATCGGCGCCAAAAAAGTGGCGGCCCTCACCGGCGTCAGCCGGACGAGCCAGCGGCAAGTGCGGGCACGAGTGGCAGCGGGACGCAAACGCGCATCTACCGTGACCCCAGCGGTATATCGTCTTCCGTGGCATTGAAGGATGCCACCGCTGTGGCCCCCagtgccgccggcggcaaCGAAAATGCGGTATTGCATgagccaccaccgcccccacATGACGACGCCACACATCCTAGAGACACTGGCAGCGGTGTGAGGAGTGACATGCAGGACACTGGTGCGTCTACGGTGAAGTCGCGGCCACGCCACGCAGCAAAGCCATCCATGACAAGCGTGAGCAGAACCAGTcatgctggtgctgctcatgGCACCCAagatggcgctgccgcctcgaccCCGGCCCCTAGCACGCCATTCGCGCCATCGGACTCGGCGGTGGGGGCAGGGATGAAGCAGCGTGGCACTGGGTACGTGGGGAGGATCAGCGGTGGCGCGTCGTTTGCCGACTCACCTCACAGCGGTAGAGGGATGGGTCGCACCATCGGTGCTACTCCTACCGCGACGTCTCCCTTAAACACCAGCCCATTCGCAGTGTCGGCAGGGTTTGCGCCGGCAATGGCCAGCCTTCGTCCACCTGCCATGGGTGCCGGTGTCTCTGCCCTCGACCTGGCGACGCCGCAGACGGAGTTGAACTCTTCTCCGCCGCGCTTCGACAGTGTTTTGTTCACCGGCGATGACGGGGAGAGCGGTCGTGGTGGCGCGGGAAGCGAAGacgtcaccgctgcggtAGGCTTTGTGCACCACTCGGCGACCTCGCCATGCTCCTGGGGCCATCGTCTACTAAGTCCGTCCGTGGCTGCGGCGGAaatggtggaggtggagggcagCCACGGCCCCGACCAGCGCCAACAGCGGCCGCAGCCTCACAAGAGCCCTGATGCTATATttggcgccggcagcggcagcggtgcaacCGCAGCCAGGCGAGAGCCGACATCACCGCGGTATCGCTCCAGCCCAGGGCACAGGCGGGAAAGCTCGCTTGACATCCTGCCAGGCGCTCCAGTtgccagcggcagcttcaGTGGCAATGGTGGACTCGTGCCAACGAGCAACAGCGCGTCACCGCCGgcgggtgcgggtgcgggAGGACAGGGGACAAATTCGTCATCGCCCCATCCGGCCCGgcctggcagcagcagcctgaACGCCAACGCtacggccgctgccactgccaccgccgcggtgcgGTTGACGCCGCGTCGGGCCGGCGAGAGCGCCGTCTGGGCAGTCCTTGTCTCACGCGATGAGGCGACGATTCCGTCGTGTTGCATCAGCGTCAATCTCGGGGAAGAGTTTCGActcggccgcagcagcaagtgCACCACTGTCGTGTCCGATAGCTTtgtgagcagcacgcagTTCTCCATTGTGCGAACCGCGGCTGCGTCGATGACGGCCCAGGACTCGCAGTCACCCGGCAGCGGCCACGGCGAGCGAGGCGCGCGTCGCAACAAGGCCTTCACGGTCACTCTGTATgaccgcagcgccaacggCACGTACGTCAACGTGAAGAAGCTCGGCAAGGATAAGAgctgtgtgctgcgcgacaaGGCCCTCATCACGTTCCGCCTCAGCACCTCGCAGTTCTTCCTGGGCTTTGTCTTTATTCTGACCGACGAGCGCGGTGTGCCGCTGGATGACCGTACTGGGATGGTGGGTGACAGCGGGCTGCGCAGTCTGTTGGACGCGCGACTCTCACCCCTACCGCTGACAGGGCGGCGAAACAACGGCGAGTCAaccggcggtggcggtaaggagagcaacagcagccagAACACGATCATGGCTTCACCCACCGTTCTCTCTGTTAGCGCCGCCCGCCGCAACACCCCGCGTGCCCTTTCTACCCCGGACAACTCGAGTTTTGCGAGCGGCACCCCGAACGGCTCGCggcgcgccggcggtggggctcagcgcagcagccgccacaCCCATCGAGAGACCATTGAGTGGAAGATTGGCGAGGAAATGCTCGGCAAGGGCGGCAACGCGGAGGTCTACCTTGGCATCAACCTGACCAACGGCCAGCTGATCGCGGTGAAGCGGGTGCGGCTTCCAACCTttgcgcacagcagcgatgccGAGCAGGACCCTGAGGCGAAGGCGATCCTGCAGCAGTATCGCTCTctgcaggaggagatcaGCGTCTTGTCCAAGGCGACGCACCCAAACATTGTGCAGTACTACGGCTCTTCGCAGAACAGCACATACTTCAACATTTTACTCGAGTTCGTGCCAGGCGGGTCGCTGCGGCACCTACTCGACAACTTCGGCGCCCTCAGCCCTGGCGTTATCCTGTCCTACGTGCATCAGGCGCTCGAGGGACTGGCGTATCTGCATCGGCATAACATAGTTCACAGCGACTTTAAGGCAGCGAACATCCTCATCACAGAGAAGGGCAAGGTGAAGCTGACCGACTTCGGCACCGCGCGGCTTCTGAACCGGCCACATGCaacggctgcggctgccgcggccgcggcagcccgcagcggtggagacgcGCACAGCGCAACCTCGCACACCACCTCTGGTCGGCAGAAAGACGACGCTGTctctgccggtgccggcggcACGCTGCATGTTGCAGGCACCTTGCGCTGGATGGACCCGGCCCTTTTCCACAACGCGCACTCGatcggcgccgccgacggcGCGCCCGCAGGGGCGGCGAAGGACTCGTCCGACAAGCTCGGCGGCCCTACCAAGGCGGGCGACATCTGGTCTGTCGGATGCACGATGATTGAAATGATGTCAGGTGAGGCGCCATGGTTCGAGTATGACTTcgagagcgaggagcagATCGTGAACTTGCTCACCTACACGGCTGAACCACCAGAGACACCGGAGTGCCCGGAGTGTCCGGACTTGGTGGCCATCGCGCAAGCGTGTCTACAGATGGACCCGTCGCGGCGCCCCACGTGCGAGGAGTTGCTCTGCATTGTCGAGGAGGCAACGGCGCGACTGCAGGCACAGCCGATGAGTTCGTCAGTGAGCCCGTCGCGCGAGGTgtcgcaacagcagctcgTAACCACGGGCTCCATGCCAGGCTccggtgcgggtgtgcggCCCAACAGCGCTACGTCCACTCCTCAGATGGAGCCCGGGGCAGGCACTGCACCAGCGACTCTCGCTGCCAACCCGGCGGCTGCCTACCGCCCAGCGACAGACGACCGCCACCGAGCAGAGCGTGCTAGTTGA